The sequence CAATCATATACCCAATACGCCAACCAGTCATCGCGAAGGCTTTTGAGAAACTGCTAAATGTAATCGTATTGTCAGGAGCAAATGTTGCCATTGGGACGAAATCATCATAAAAACAAAATGCTTCATAGACTTCATCAGAAAGAATATAGAAATCATGTTCAATAGCTAAATCAGCAATAGCTTTGAATGTTTCAGGAGAAAAAACAGCGCCTGTCGGATTGTTTGGTGAATTGATGATAAGCGCTTTTGTTTTATCTGTAATAGCAGCTTTCAAAACATCAATATTGATTTGAAAACCATCCTCTTCATAAGTTGGAATAAATACTGGTTTACCACCAGCAAAAATTACTTGATCTTTGTAGGGTGAAAAATAAGGTTCATGAATAATGACTTCATCTTCAGGATCTAACAATACTTGTAACGTTAAATACATGCCATGTAAAGCACCAACAGTTGCTCGAACTTGATTAGGTTCAAAGGATAAGCCATATTGTTTTTGGTAAAAGGCCACGACAGTATCGATAAATTCTTGACTACCACCAGAAGCGGTGTATTTCGTGTGCCCGTTTTTAACATCTTTAAAAGCGGCATCAATAATTCGTTCATCTGTAATCAAATCGGGATCTCCGATCGACAGGTCCAGTAAATCAGGTACTTGTTTTGCTAAAGTGGCAATATCCATCAAGATATTTTCAGCAGGTTGTTGATGTTTCTTTGAAATATTTAGTCGATCCATTTTGTTACCTCCAATTACTTGTTGCTTAACTTCATTCTATACTATTTTTTTAAGAGGGCAAAGTAAGTTTTTCTACTTACTTTGCCCTCTTGTAGTTTTTACAACACTTTTCTTAAAAAATCTTGTGTTCTAGGATTTTTCGGTTGTCCAAAAATTTCTTCTGGTGTCCCTTCTTCTTGAATGATTCCAGCATCCATGAAAATCACACGGTCGGCAACTTCACGTGCAAAGCCCATTTCATGGGTTACGACAACCATTGTCATTCCTTCAACGGCTAATGCTTTCATAACAGCTAACACTTCACCAACCATTTCTGGATCTAGTGCAGACGTCGGTTCATCGAAAAGCATCACGTCAGGATTCATTGCTAGCGCACGGGCAATTGCTACCCGTTGTTGTTGTCCGCCAGATAAGCTGGAAGGGTAGCTAGTAGCTTTATCTTTCAAGCCAACTTGTTCTAATAAGGCAAGAGCCTTTTCTTTCGCTGCATCTGTTGTTTCTTTTTTGACCTTGATTGGGCTGATCGTTAAGTTATCTAAAACTGTTTTATGAGGAAATAGATTGAAGTTTTGAAATACCATACCCATTTTTTGACGAAGGGCGTCGATATCGGTATCTTTGTCTAATAAATTTTTTCCTTCAAATTCAATCGTTCCATCTGTTGGTTGTTCTAATAAGTTTAAACAACGTAAAAAGGTACTTTTTCCGCTACCAGAAGGGCCGATGATCACGACAACTTCACCAGCGTTTACATCTAGGTCTATGCCTTTTAAGACTTCATTTTTTCCAAAGGTTTTGTGTAAATTTTTAATATTAATCACTAGTGCTCATTCTCCTTTCAGCAACACCTAACAGGCGTGAAATGGTAAAGGTTAAAACAAAGTAAATCAATGATACTACAAGGTATGGTAAAAATGGTTTAAAGCTTGCGCCTTGAACATTACCGGCTTGGAAAATCAACTCTGAAACCCCGATTACCGAAACGACAGAAGATTCTTTGATTACAGTTACAAACTCGTTTCCTAAAGCAGGTAAGATATTTTTGATTGCTTGCGGTAAAATGATGTAACGCATTGCTTGCGGTTGATTCATACCAAGAGAACGAGCGGCTTCTAACTGACCTTTATTAACGGCGTTGATTCCAGCACGAACGATTTCAGCAACATAAGCCCCGCTATTTAAGGCAAGAGCGATACAACCAGCAGCGATTTTGGATAAATCAAGCCCTAACACACCTGTACCAAAATAAACGATAAAGATTTGAACTAATAAAGGAGTACCACGAACATATTCAATATAGCAAATCGCAATACCACGTAAAATTTTTGATTTAGATAACTTCATTAAGGCTAATAAACCACCCAAGATAGCACCGAATAATACACCCATAAAGGCTAAGAAAATTGTATAACCAGCACCACTAATATAGAATTTACCGTATTTTCCAAGGAAACTCTCATCATCAGTAAACATTAATTTACCAGCTTCTTTTTTATAACCATCAAGTAAGTTATTATCATTGATGGTTTTGATCGAAGCATTGACCTTTTGTTCTAAAACAGGTGCATTTTTGGGAATGGCAACAGCGGCATCTTTTTGGCCCTGTTCAAATGTAACGTCAGCAAATGTCAACTCTTTATCGCGTTCAACGTAAGCTTCAGCAACCGGACCTTCTAGAACTGCAGCATTAACTTTTTTATTTTTTAAGTTCATGATGATGTCGGGTACTTTTTGTAAAGATGTTGGAATCGAACCTACTAATTCTGTCTTTGCCAACTCTTCTTGCGTGGTTTGTTTTTGGACGCCGACTTTTACACCATCGAAATCTTTTGTTGATTTGAATGTATCTTTGTCATCTTTTCTAACAACTACTTTTTGTTGAACGGTCATGTAAGGTGTTGAAAAATTAACTTCTTGAAGACGTTCAGGAGTTGGTGCCATACCTGAAATGATTAAATCGATTTTACCTGTTTTCAATGCACCTAATAATGCATCAAAACCCAGTTCTTCAATTTTTAATTTGACCCCAAGATCATCTGCGATTTTTTGCGCGATCGAGATATCGAATCCAACGACCTGATCTTTGCCATCTACATCTGCATGAAATTCATATGGTGCATAATCAGCAGACAAACCAACAATCAGTTCACCACGTTTCATAATGCTGTCATAGACTGGATCAGGCTCTTCCGCAATTGCTGTGGTTATGGGGATAAAAGTGAGTAGTACCAGCAATATAGGGATAATAAGTGCTAAGGTTTTTTTACATAATTTCATTTGTTCTTCTCCTTTATGATAGAGTGATAACAGTTGAGTAAGTATAACTGTCTAGTTTTTCAATAAATATTCTAAAAAACGTGTATAAATGTATAAAAATTTATTGTTTTTGGATGTGTTTTATCATATCATAGATTAAGGGAAAGGAAAAGTGAATTTTATCAAAGAATTTAAAATTTTCGCTTTTGTATAAAAATTAGTAAAAAATGAAAGGTCGAGACAAATGAATCAATCATTGATAGTAAGAGGAGCACCGCAAGAATATGAATGCCGAGTGGGTGCGTGGGATGATTTAGAAGAACACTTAAATAGAAGAAAAATCAAACGGGTAATGGTTTTACATGGGAAAGATTCATGGGAAGCAGCTAAATCTTACTTTCCTACATTAGTGAATATAGATGCACACTTTGTTTATTATGGTGGAGAATGCACGGACGAGCAGACGCTAGCTTTAAAGCAAAGGTTTGAGCAAGAGCAGTCAGAAGGAATCATTGCTGTCGGAGGTGGAAAAATTGCAGATTTAGGTAAAGCGGTGGCAAACCAATGTAACACACCGATTTTGATTTTACCCACATTAGCGGCAACCTGTGCGGCTTACACACCGCTTAGCGTAATCTATAAGACTGATGGTGCTATGGATCGCTATGATGTCTTTGCACAAAGCAATGCCTTGGTTTTAATTGAGCCTAAAGTTATTTTGGATTCACCCATTGCATTGATGATTGCAGGGATTGGTGATACTTTAGCTAAATGGTACGAAGCAGATGCAATGATTTCGCAATTAGAAGTACAACCCATCGAAATCCAAGTAGCTGCTTTTGCAGCCAAAAAATGCCGAGATGTCTTGCTTTCTGACAGTCAAGAAGCGCTTGCTGCTATGGAAAGTAAAGAAATCAATCAAGCCTTTTTAAATGTTGTCGAAACGAATATTCTACTCGGCGGAATGGTTGGCGGATTCGGTGATGATTATGGACGAACGTCTGGCGCTCACTCGATTCATGATGCATTAACTATTTTGCAAGAGAGCCATCAACAGTTACATGGTAATAAAGTGGCTTACGGTGTTTTTGTCCAGTTAGTGATTGAAAATAAGTGGGCTGAAATCGAGCAACTAATCCCGTTTTATCACAGCCTTGATTTACCAATTTCTTTAAAAGAGATGAATATGAGTTTATCAGAGGATGATTATCAGCGTGTTGCTGAGCGCGCTGCCCAGCCGCATGAAACGATTCATTATATGAAAGAAAAGATTACGCCTGAAATTGTGAAAAGAGCTATGATGAAGCTTGAAACAGCGATGAGCGATAAATAAGAGTAGTTGAAACACTGGAGCTAGATGAATTTTTATCTAAGCTCCTTTTATTGTAAATCACAGTAACTGCTTGCAGAGCTGAAGGGGCACAATACTTGGCGAGCGAAGAGCGGCGTTTCATTTGTCTAAGGATATCCTAAAGAAAGCCCGTAAAACCTTGCAAATACGAACAAAAAAAAGTATGATGAGGAAAGTGTAAATTTACAAAAGAAAGTAGGAGAATGAATGACAGAACCAGCCATTCGTTATCGTTTAATAAAGAAAGAAAAACATACAGGTGCCCGTTTAGGTGAAATCATCACGCCTCACGGTACGTTTCCAACACCGATGTTTATGCCTGTAGGAACGTTAGCGACAGTAAAAACAATGTCACCAGAAGATTTGAAAGAGATGGGCGCAGGAGTGATTTTGAGCAATACTTATCATTTATGGCTACGTCCCGGAGATGATTTGATTGCAGAAGCAGGCGGCTTACATAAATTTATGAATTGGGATCAACCAATCTTAACAGATTCTGGTGGTTTTCAAGTATTCTCATTAAGTGATATGCGTAAAATCACAGAAGAAGGGGTTCATTTTAGACACCATTTAAATGGGTCTAAGTTATTCCTTTCTCCAGAGAAAGCAATCAATATTCAAAATAATCTAGGCTCTGATATTATGATGAGTTTTGATGAGTGTCCGCCGTTTGATGAAAGCTATGATTATGTGAAGAAATCCATCGAGCGCACGTCACGTTGGGCAGAACGCGGGTTGAAAGCGCACGCTAATCCAGATCGTCAAGGCTTGTTTGGTATTATCCAAGGGGCAGGATTTGAAGATTTACGTCGTCAAAGTGCGAAAGATTTGATCAGTATGGACTTTCCGGGATATTCCATTGGTGGTTTATCTGTAGGTGAACCAAAAGCTGAAATGAACCG is a genomic window of Enterococcus haemoperoxidus ATCC BAA-382 containing:
- a CDS encoding pyridoxal phosphate-dependent aminotransferase; translation: MDRLNISKKHQQPAENILMDIATLAKQVPDLLDLSIGDPDLITDERIIDAAFKDVKNGHTKYTASGGSQEFIDTVVAFYQKQYGLSFEPNQVRATVGALHGMYLTLQVLLDPEDEVIIHEPYFSPYKDQVIFAGGKPVFIPTYEEDGFQINIDVLKAAITDKTKALIINSPNNPTGAVFSPETFKAIADLAIEHDFYILSDEVYEAFCFYDDFVPMATFAPDNTITFSSFSKAFAMTGWRIGYMIAPDYINDAAKLINESITYSAPSPSQQAGIYALNHAETLTPTVVTIFKERLEYLEQRISSIPFLSLHPVKGSMYAFINISKTGLTSVPFVEKVLKETNVLMIPGKAFGETTGDSYVRLAATQDITILKEAFDRIEKMSFQIN
- a CDS encoding amino acid ABC transporter ATP-binding protein, which encodes MINIKNLHKTFGKNEVLKGIDLDVNAGEVVVIIGPSGSGKSTFLRCLNLLEQPTDGTIEFEGKNLLDKDTDIDALRQKMGMVFQNFNLFPHKTVLDNLTISPIKVKKETTDAAKEKALALLEQVGLKDKATSYPSSLSGGQQQRVAIARALAMNPDVMLFDEPTSALDPEMVGEVLAVMKALAVEGMTMVVVTHEMGFAREVADRVIFMDAGIIQEEGTPEEIFGQPKNPRTQDFLRKVL
- a CDS encoding ABC transporter substrate-binding protein/permease, producing MKLCKKTLALIIPILLVLLTFIPITTAIAEEPDPVYDSIMKRGELIVGLSADYAPYEFHADVDGKDQVVGFDISIAQKIADDLGVKLKIEELGFDALLGALKTGKIDLIISGMAPTPERLQEVNFSTPYMTVQQKVVVRKDDKDTFKSTKDFDGVKVGVQKQTTQEELAKTELVGSIPTSLQKVPDIIMNLKNKKVNAAVLEGPVAEAYVERDKELTFADVTFEQGQKDAAVAIPKNAPVLEQKVNASIKTINDNNLLDGYKKEAGKLMFTDDESFLGKYGKFYISGAGYTIFLAFMGVLFGAILGGLLALMKLSKSKILRGIAICYIEYVRGTPLLVQIFIVYFGTGVLGLDLSKIAAGCIALALNSGAYVAEIVRAGINAVNKGQLEAARSLGMNQPQAMRYIILPQAIKNILPALGNEFVTVIKESSVVSVIGVSELIFQAGNVQGASFKPFLPYLVVSLIYFVLTFTISRLLGVAERRMSTSD
- a CDS encoding iron-containing alcohol dehydrogenase family protein — protein: MNQSLIVRGAPQEYECRVGAWDDLEEHLNRRKIKRVMVLHGKDSWEAAKSYFPTLVNIDAHFVYYGGECTDEQTLALKQRFEQEQSEGIIAVGGGKIADLGKAVANQCNTPILILPTLAATCAAYTPLSVIYKTDGAMDRYDVFAQSNALVLIEPKVILDSPIALMIAGIGDTLAKWYEADAMISQLEVQPIEIQVAAFAAKKCRDVLLSDSQEALAAMESKEINQAFLNVVETNILLGGMVGGFGDDYGRTSGAHSIHDALTILQESHQQLHGNKVAYGVFVQLVIENKWAEIEQLIPFYHSLDLPISLKEMNMSLSEDDYQRVAERAAQPHETIHYMKEKITPEIVKRAMMKLETAMSDK
- the tgt gene encoding tRNA guanosine(34) transglycosylase Tgt; translated protein: MTEPAIRYRLIKKEKHTGARLGEIITPHGTFPTPMFMPVGTLATVKTMSPEDLKEMGAGVILSNTYHLWLRPGDDLIAEAGGLHKFMNWDQPILTDSGGFQVFSLSDMRKITEEGVHFRHHLNGSKLFLSPEKAINIQNNLGSDIMMSFDECPPFDESYDYVKKSIERTSRWAERGLKAHANPDRQGLFGIIQGAGFEDLRRQSAKDLISMDFPGYSIGGLSVGEPKAEMNRVLDFTTPLIPDNKPRYLMGVGTADSLIDGVIRGIDMFDCVLPTRIARNGTCMTSKGRLVVKNAQYARDFRPLDEKCDCYTCKNYTRAYIRHLIKADETFGIRLTSYHNLYFLLNLMKQVRQAIMDDNLLEFRQAFFEEYGFNKENPKSF